From a region of the Alnus glutinosa chromosome 1, dhAlnGlut1.1, whole genome shotgun sequence genome:
- the LOC133877959 gene encoding ankyrin repeat-containing protein At5g02620-like, which produces MAQLEAIRYEIRSISLINPGPLTRRLMDNPEDPAPNRNFGDSLSEKCEEEQKPTNAAMKDFSLKALGPVDLHSQATAYARLAEAIKTGSLESSTEKENLNDEASLFTILPVSAESTGMLPERKARYGHDDIVDVLIKYCARTLDQDPEGGIGPVVEEMLRKVNKKNDTALHEAVRYNHLKVVQLLIESNPNFLYSANDAGETPLYIAVERGFEDVVIEILDNCKSPAHRGPLGRTALHAAVITDNTGITRRILDKIEGISRIVDNDGWTPLHFAAYDYSSSLAEKLLDKDRDVAYMKDKEGRTAVHIAAHEGNSGVVSLIVSRCPDCCELVDSRGWNLLHFAFKSSWVSRLLIQAILENSSLKYLLNKENADGDTPLHYSFSTARLAWNFFVDPRVDKMAFNKKNLCPWDIFRANIEMFLEKKIDVIEKNCPFLRPRRVIAGKYVNTKQDWKKEKEKRDRERISMLQKASEAHLVVGALITTVTFAACITMPGGFVGSEEGSSHPGSALLRKNIAFSAFIFTDIISMVLSSSAVFIHLLMPFLFNERYYDKELQTYSDEELRDKLLYMAFRLILWAMIAMVLAFVTGTYVVLVPSLGLAIPNCIIGLSFLAILLFVFGKGIDLSFFEIFHLLTGKFKGMVTVDFRDQSVDLSSLAHNLDRILNNLKKQLNRGD; this is translated from the exons ATGGCACAACTAGAGGCTATTCGTTATGAAATTCGAAGTATCTCTCTCATTAATCCCGGTCCTTTGACCCGAAGGCTGATGGACAATCCTGAAGATCCTGCTCCTAACAGAAATTTTG GCGACAGTTTGTCTGAGAAGTGTGAAGAAGAGCAGAAGCCAACAAATGCTGCGATGAAG GATTTTAGTTTGAAAGCCTTAGGTCCAGTTGATTTGCATAGCCAAGCAACTGCATATGCCAGATTGGCTGAAGCCATAAAGACTGGTTCATTGGAGAGCAGTACAGAAAAAGAGAACCTTAATGATGAAGCTAGTCTCTTCACCATCCTTCCAGTTTCAGCTGAAAGCACTGGGATGCTACCAGAAAGAAAGG CAAGGTATGGGCATGATGACATTGTGGATGTTTTAATCAAATATTGTGCTAGAACTCTCGATCAAGACCCTGAAGGTGGAATTGGACCAGTAGTTGAGGAAATGCTCAGGAAGGTGAATAAGAAGAATGATACGGCTTTGCATGAGGCTGTACGTTATAATCACCTTAAGGTTGTACAATTGTTAATCGAATCAAAcccaaattttttatattctgcTAATGATGCTGGTGAGACTCCCCTTTACATAGCTGTTGAGAGAGGGTTTGAAGATGTGGTGATCGAAATTTTAGACAATTGCAAATCACCAGCGCATAGGGGGCCCCTTGGTAGGACGGCTTTGCATGCTGCTGTAATAACGGACAATACAG gtATAACCAGAAGAATTCTAGATAAAATTGAAGGTATAAGTAGAATAGTTGACAATGACGGTTGGACTCCGCTTCACTTCGCTGCATACGACTATTCTTCAAGCTTAGCAGAGAAGTTGTTGGATAAAGATAGAGATGTAGCATACATGAAAGACAAAGAGGGAAGGACAGCTGTTCATATTGCAGCTCATGAGGGTAATAGTGGTGTAGTGTCTCTCATTGTATCAAGGTGTCCAGATTGTTGCGAACTTGTTGATAGCAGAGGTTGGAATCTACTccattttgctttcaaaagttCCTGGGTATCCAggttgctcatccaagctatcTTAGAAAATTCGTCACTCAAATATCTTTTGAATAAGGAGAATGCCGATGGGGATACTCCTCTTCATTACTCTTTCAGTACTGCGCGATTAGCATGGAATTTCTTTGTTGACCCTCGAGTCGACAAGATggctttcaacaaaaaaaacctCTGCCCGTGGGACATATTCCGAGCTAATATTGAAATGTTCCTAGAAAAAAAG ATTGATGTGATTGAGAAGAACTGTCCATTTCTACGACCTCGACGAGTAATAGCTGGCAAATATGTTAACACAAAACAAGattggaaaaaggaaaaagaaaagagggacaGAGAGAGGATATCAATGTTGCAGAAAGCATCTGAAGCCCATTTGGTAGTGGGTGCACTCATTACAACGGTGACGTTTGCGGCATGTATTACCATGCCTGGAGGATTCGTGGGTAGTGAAGAAGGCTCATCGCACCCAGGCTCTGCACTTCTTAGAAAAAATATTGCTTTCAGCGCATTCATTTTTACAGATATCATATCCATGGTGTTGTCAAGTTCTGCTGTCTTTATCCACTTATTGATGCCATTTCTTTTCAATGAGAGATATTACGATAAAGAGTTACAAACATATTCGGATGAAGAGCTTCGTGATAAACTTCTCTATATGGCCTTTAGGTTGATTTTGTGGGCCATGATAGCAATGGTGCTGGCATTTGTGACGGGCACATATGTTGTGTTAGTGCCTTCCTTAGGTCTTGCCATTCCCAATTGTATCATTGGCTTAAGCTTCCTTGCTATCCTCCTTTTTGTGTTTGGAAAAGGTATTGACTTATCCTTCTTTGAAATCTTCCATTTATTAACCGGAAAATTTAAAG GTATGGTTACCGTAGATTTCAGGGACCAATCAGTGGATCTATCCAGCTTGGCTCACAATCTGGACCGCATCCTCAACAATCTTAAGAAGCAACTAAATAG AGGAGACTGA
- the LOC133877868 gene encoding uncharacterized protein LOC133877868, with the protein MDPSSSSQSQVLVNANKSEQTKAITSMDCDSYNAAAEGKIKVFKDMIANHQSLDLLLTPNKNTVLHIYIAALNSKSKSITPIAGSESTTTINVGSGSTTNFVEKILKMCNSLHVYIKSLNFGSKSPTPIAGSESTTTSLNVGSESTTNFVKEILEMCPPLLRQANVKGETPLHIAARYGHDDIVNVLIENCAQTLPDLEGGIEPVKQMLRMANIEKDTVFHEAVRYNHFAVVKLLIEKDSNFSNSANDVGETPLYIAAERKFADVVFEILNKCTSPMHDGPLGRTALHASILNYRSGITKRILDKIEGISRIADNDGWTPLHFAAYFGASDRAKMLLDKDRDVAYMKDTKGRTALHIAAQRGNDDIMSYIVSRCPDCCELVDNRGWNLLHFAFKIESLYGFERIIKIILENWFLSNFLNEKNVDGDIPLHFYSDNYERTAKNFVGHPRLDMKAFNKKNLCPGDIASHNFEKFSEEKRSEIIKGGLFNFRTQRVIAYKYDDTTILEKWKKNEEEKERKDKERISMLQKASEAHLVVGALITTVTFAACITMPGGFVGSEEGSSHPGSALLRKNIAFSAFIFTDTISMVLSSSAVFIHLLMPFLFNDRYYDKELQTYSHEERRDKLLYMAFRLILWAMIAMVLAFVTGTYVVLVPSLGLAIPNCIIGLTFLAILLFVFRKGIYLSSFEILHLLTGKFKDM; encoded by the exons ATGGATCCCTCCAGTTCATCTCAATCTCAAGTATTGGTTAATGCTAATAAGTCCGAGCAAACAAAAGCCATCACTAGCATGGATTGTGATTCCTACAATGCTGCAGCAGAAGGCAAAATCAAGGTCTTCAAAGATATGATTGCCAATCACCAGTCTCTTGACCTCCTACTAACCCCAAATAAAAACACAGTCCTCCATATTTACATTGCAGCCCTAAATTCAAAATCCAAATCAATAACCCCTATTGCAGGATCAGAATCAACAACCACCATCAATGTAGGATCGGGATCAACAACCAACTTTGttgaaaaaattcttaaaatgtGTAACTCACTCCATGTTTACATCAAATCCCTCAATTTTGGATCCAAATCACCAACCCCCATTGCAGGATCGGAATCAACAACAACGTCCCTCAATGTAGGATCAGAATCAACAACCAACTTTGTGAAAGAAATTCTTGAAATGTGTCCGCCATTGTTACGGCAAGCCAATGTCAAAGGTGAAACTCCATTGCACATTGCGGCAAGGTACGGGCATGATGACATAGTGAACGTTCTAATCGAAAATTGTGCCCAAACTCTCCCAGACCTTGAAGGCGGGATTGAACCAGTAAAGCAAATGCTGAGGATGGCTAACATAGAAAAAGACACAGTTTTTCACGAGGCTGTACGTTATAATCACTTTGCGGTTGTAAAATTGTTGATCGAAAAAGactctaatttttcaaattctgCTAATGATGTTGGTGAGACTCCACTTTACATAGCTGCAGAGAGAAAGTTTGCAGATGTGGTCTTCgaaattttaaacaaatgcaCATCACCAATGCATGATGGACCCCTCGGTAGGACGGCTTTGCATGCTAGCATATTAAATTATCGTTCAG GTATCACCAAGAGAATTCTGGATAAAATTGAAGGAATAAGTAGAATAGCTGACAATGACGGTTGGACTCCGCTTCACTTCGCTGCATACTTCGGCGCAAGTGACAGAGCAAAGATGTTGTTGGATAAAGATAGAGATGTAGCATACATGAAGGACACAAAGGGAAGGACAGCTCTTCATATTGCAGCTCAACGTGGTAATGATGATATAATGTCTTACATTGTATCAAGGTGTCCAGATTGTTGCGAACTGGTTGATAACAGAGGTTGGAATCTACTCcattttgctttcaaaatagAGTCCCTGTACGGCTTCGAGAGGATTATCAAAATCATCCTAGAAAATTGGTTTCTCAGCAACTTTTTGAATGAGAAGAATGTCGATGGAGATATACCTCTTCATTTTTATTCCGATAATTATGAGCGAACAGCAAAGAATTTCGTTGGTCACCCTCGACTCGACATGAAggctttcaataaaaaaaaccttTGCCCAGGGGACATCGCTTctcataattttgaaaaattctcAGAAGAAAAG CGATCTGAGATTATAAAGGGAGGATTGTTCAACTTTCGAACCCAGCGAGTAATAGCTTACAAATATGATGATACCACAATACTAGAGAAGTGGAAGAAGAATGAggaggaaaaggaaaggaaggaCAAAGAGAGGATATCAATGTTGCAGAAAGCATCTGAAGCCCATTTGGTAGTGGGTGCACTCATTACAACGGTGACGTTTGCGGCATGTATTACCATGCCTGGAGGATTCGTGGGTAGTGAAGAAGGCTCATCGCACCCAGGCTCTGCACTTCTCAGAAAAAATATTGCTTTCAGCGCATTCATTTTTACAGATACTATATCCATGGTGTTGTCAAGTTCTGCTGTCTTTATCCACTTATTGATGCCATTTCTTTTCAATGATCGTTATTACGATAAAGAGTTACAAACATATTCCCATGAAGAACGTCGTGATAAACTTCTCTATATGGCCTTCAGGTTGATTTTGTGGGCCATGATAGCAATGGTGTTGGCATTTGTGACGGGCACATATGTTGTGTTAGTGCCTTCCTTGGGTCTTGCCATTCCCAATTGTATCATTGGCTTAACCTTCCTCGCTATCCTCCTTTTTGTGTTTCGTAAAGGTATTTACTTATCCTCCTTCGAAATCCTCCATTTATTAACTGGAAAATTTAAAGATATGTAA